Part of the Salinimonas iocasae genome, AATGACGATGTATTGTGGATACTGGACCCGGATGGCAAAAAAGCCCCACGCAAGGTCCCTATGCGATTTTATGCTGAAACAGGCAGTAAGGATTGCGAAGCAGAAGAGATGATGGACAACGCGTCAATTGAGGGGATAACGGTAATGGAGGGGACGTTATGGCTTATTAACGACCCCTGGAAAGTTAACTATATGAAAAATGTGCAGTGCCAGAGTAATCAAAGCCGTTATGAAGCAATGGCACCGTTGTTGTTTTCGACACCACTTAAGGCTGCCTGGTTTCAAAAACAGGCGAAAGGATAAGCATTATTTGCGCAGCTTTTCCGCAAATGTCTTTTTAAACTTTGCCAGCTTCGGTGCTACCACCATTGCGCAATACTGGTTTTGGGGATTATTTTTGAAATAATCCTGATGATAATCCTCAGCCTGGTGGTAGTTGTTAATTTCAACAACTTCAGTGACGACCGGGTCTGGCCAGATTTCTTCACGATTAATTTCATCAATAATGGCGTCAGCCTGCGTTTTTTGGGCATCGTCATGATAGAAAATAACGCTGCGATACTGCGGCCCCACATCATTACCCTGGCGGTCTATTTGCGTTGGATCATGCAGTGCAAAAAAGATCTCCAGCACCTCACGGTAGCTCAGCTTGTCAGCATCAAAGTTAACCCGCACAACTTCAGCGTGGCCGGTTGTGCCAGAGCACACTGATTTGTAGGTGGGATCGTCGGTTTCACCGCCGGCATAGCCTGACAATGCGCTTTCTACACCTTCAACGCTGTTAAACGCTGACTCGATACACCAAAAACAGCCGCCGCCTAATGTTGCCTGTTGAATATTTGCCATTTTTGTCCCTCCTGTTATCTCTATGCTGAACGTGGAGGCTAAGCTAATCCTTCACAAGTCATCCGGGCAAATAATTAATTCGTATAACATGGTTCAATTTCTCAAAAATGTGCCGGATATGATAATTTTTTACGACGGGCACTGTCCTTTATGCCGTGCCGAAATGCGCCACCTGCGAAATCATGATGACGATAATATTATTCAGTACGAGGATATTCAGCAGGAAGATTTTAGCGAGCGTTACCCGGATTTGAACTGGGATGACCTGAACAACCGCATCCACGTTAAATTACCTGACGGAACATTTCTTGAAGGCCTTGATGCGACACATGCAGCCTGGAAAAAAGTGGGTAAAGGGTGGTTATACGCACCGCTGAGATGGCCTGTAGTGCGCCACGTGGCCGACAAAGCGTATCTGGCATTTGCTAAGCACCGCTATAAAATTTCTTACTGGCTGACCGGACAGAAACGTGGCCCTGAATGCGGAGGTAAGCATGAGTGATGTGATTATTGTGATTGGCGCATCCGGCGGAATAGGCCACGAACTTGTTCGACAGTTGTCAGATAACTATCCGGACACAACCATCTATGCATTGTCTCGAAAGTCTCAGTCCACAACATTTGCAGACAATGTTACCTGTCAGAATATTCGTACCGACGATGAAAAAGCCATTCACGAATTCTGCCAGTCGCTGGATGCTAAGGACCAAAAGGTGCGCCTCGCCATAAGCACTGTGGGTATATTGCATGGCGAGGTAGATGGCTTGCAGGTAGAGCCTGAAAAGCGGCTGGAGGATATTGATAATGAGCAGTTGCTTCGCTATTTTCATGTGAATAGTGTAGTGCCGACACTGTGGCTGAAACATCTGGTGGACAGAATGAGCGACCAGCCCAGCCAGATTGTTTGTTTCAGCGCCCGGGTGGGCAGTATAAGTGACAACCGCCTGGGTGGCTGGTATGGATACCGGGCATCTAAGGCTGCGCTGAATATGCTGTTAAAAACCGCTGCGGTGGAATACGCACGCAGAGCTAAGTCCACAACACTACTCAGTTATCACCCAGGGACCGTTGATACCGCGTTATCGGAGCCCTTCCAACGTAATGTTAAACCCGAAAAACTGTTTTCTCCCGAGTTTACGGTCTCCCAGCTTTTGTCGCTGCTGCCAGAGCTTCGCGCTGACCAGAGTCCATACTTTATGGACTGGGAGCAT contains:
- the msrA gene encoding peptide-methionine (S)-S-oxide reductase MsrA, whose protein sequence is MANIQQATLGGGCFWCIESAFNSVEGVESALSGYAGGETDDPTYKSVCSGTTGHAEVVRVNFDADKLSYREVLEIFFALHDPTQIDRQGNDVGPQYRSVIFYHDDAQKTQADAIIDEINREEIWPDPVVTEVVEINNYHQAEDYHQDYFKNNPQNQYCAMVVAPKLAKFKKTFAEKLRK
- a CDS encoding thiol-disulfide oxidoreductase DCC family protein: MIIFYDGHCPLCRAEMRHLRNHDDDNIIQYEDIQQEDFSERYPDLNWDDLNNRIHVKLPDGTFLEGLDATHAAWKKVGKGWLYAPLRWPVVRHVADKAYLAFAKHRYKISYWLTGQKRGPECGGKHE
- a CDS encoding SDR family NAD(P)-dependent oxidoreductase gives rise to the protein MSDVIIVIGASGGIGHELVRQLSDNYPDTTIYALSRKSQSTTFADNVTCQNIRTDDEKAIHEFCQSLDAKDQKVRLAISTVGILHGEVDGLQVEPEKRLEDIDNEQLLRYFHVNSVVPTLWLKHLVDRMSDQPSQIVCFSARVGSISDNRLGGWYGYRASKAALNMLLKTAAVEYARRAKSTTLLSYHPGTVDTALSEPFQRNVKPEKLFSPEFTVSQLLSLLPELRADQSPYFMDWEHEVVTW